In a single window of the uncultured Erythrobacter sp. genome:
- the zwf gene encoding glucose-6-phosphate dehydrogenase, which produces MTDFATDRLLLFGATGDLSRRKLLPSLCALCADGLLPEDLAIIGTARSDLDDAGFRDMARKALEEFLPAERRGSMATFLNRLSYQTLDASTLEGFDALAAKVAEAGAGGAEGGIAIFLSTAPSLFGPTIAGLEHAGLTGDKVRMCLEKPLGTDLASSAEINDAVAAAFPEERIFRIDHYLGKETVQNLLALRFANILFEPIWNSNVIEHVQITVAETVGLEGRTFYDEAGALRDMVQNHMLQLLALVAMEPPTSFDATAVRDEKVKVLRALRPTSASETVTGQYRAGAVNGGAVPGYDEELGSASTTETFAAIKAHVDNWRWKGVPFYLRTGKRLPERVTEILVQFRSVPHSIFEGSHAAGSAGLQPNKLLIGIQPEENITLSLMAKVPGLDEDGVRLREVPLEIAMPDAFAEGQRRIAYERLLLDLIKGDQTLFVRRDEVEAQWEWVDSIRAEWDTHGVTPKPYTAGSWGPNAAIALTERDGVSWHE; this is translated from the coding sequence ATGACCGATTTTGCTACCGACCGCTTGCTCCTGTTTGGTGCCACCGGGGACCTGTCGCGGCGCAAGCTGCTGCCCAGCCTGTGCGCGCTGTGCGCTGACGGCCTGCTGCCCGAAGACCTTGCGATCATCGGCACTGCGCGCAGCGATCTCGACGATGCCGGTTTCCGTGACATGGCGCGCAAGGCGCTGGAGGAATTCCTTCCCGCAGAGCGGCGCGGGAGCATGGCGACCTTCCTCAACCGGCTTTCCTATCAGACACTCGATGCCAGCACGCTTGAGGGCTTTGACGCGCTCGCGGCAAAAGTGGCCGAGGCTGGCGCGGGCGGCGCAGAAGGCGGGATCGCGATCTTCCTATCCACCGCACCCAGCCTGTTCGGCCCCACAATCGCAGGCCTCGAACATGCCGGTTTGACGGGCGACAAGGTGCGCATGTGCCTCGAAAAGCCGCTCGGCACCGATCTCGCCTCCTCGGCCGAGATCAACGACGCGGTCGCCGCCGCCTTTCCCGAAGAGCGGATTTTCCGGATCGATCACTATCTGGGCAAGGAGACGGTGCAGAACCTGCTCGCGCTTCGCTTTGCCAATATCCTGTTCGAGCCGATCTGGAATTCCAACGTCATCGAACATGTCCAGATCACCGTTGCAGAGACGGTCGGTTTGGAAGGGCGCACCTTTTATGACGAGGCCGGCGCGCTGCGCGATATGGTGCAGAACCATATGCTGCAATTGCTCGCGCTCGTCGCAATGGAGCCGCCGACCAGCTTCGATGCAACCGCTGTGCGCGATGAAAAGGTGAAAGTGCTGCGTGCGCTTCGCCCGACGTCCGCAAGCGAAACCGTCACCGGCCAATATCGCGCAGGCGCGGTCAATGGCGGCGCGGTGCCGGGTTATGACGAGGAGCTGGGCAGCGCCTCGACCACCGAAACCTTCGCCGCGATCAAGGCGCATGTCGACAATTGGCGCTGGAAGGGCGTGCCCTTCTACCTGCGCACCGGCAAGCGTCTGCCCGAGCGTGTGACCGAAATCCTCGTGCAGTTCCGCAGCGTGCCGCACTCGATCTTCGAAGGCTCGCATGCGGCGGGCTCTGCGGGGCTTCAGCCGAACAAGCTGCTGATCGGCATTCAGCCCGAGGAGAACATCACGCTCTCGCTGATGGCCAAGGTGCCCGGCCTCGACGAAGACGGTGTGCGCCTGCGCGAAGTGCCGCTGGAAATCGCCATGCCCGATGCCTTTGCCGAAGGGCAGCGACGGATCGCCTATGAGCGCCTGCTGCTCGACCTCATCAAAGGCGACCAGACCCTGTTCGTCCGCCGCGACGAGGTTGAGGCCCAGTGGGAGTGGGTCGATTCGATCCGCGCCGAGTGGGACACCCATGGGGTGACGCCCAAGCCCTATACTGCGGGCAGTTGGGGTCCCAATGCGGCGATCGCGCTGACCGAACGCGACGGGGTGAGCTGGCATGAGTAA
- a CDS encoding glucokinase: MGAAQDIVAVDIGGTHARFALAHIGAEGAIELGEVATLQTATHASFQTAWEDFAASTGGALPDKVAMAVAGSINPDIIRFTNNPWIIRPPLIEEKLGCAEHLIVNDFEAVAHAAARAEASDFVHLTGPETDLPESGTISVLGPGTGLGVAHFWRDGKGAYRVQATEGGHGDFAPLDSIEDAILARLRKRHNRVSTERVVSGPAIVDIYQALAAIEGRAVVEQDDVAIWTAGTSGTDSLAAAAVDRFCLSLGSVAGDIALVQGASGVVIAGGLGFRIRDTLLASGFADRFRAKGRFSSLMGTLPVKLITHPQPGLLGAAAAFAHSR, from the coding sequence ATGGGGGCGGCTCAGGACATTGTCGCGGTCGATATTGGCGGCACCCATGCCCGCTTTGCGCTCGCGCATATCGGCGCGGAAGGAGCAATCGAGCTGGGCGAAGTCGCCACGCTCCAGACCGCAACCCATGCCAGCTTCCAGACCGCGTGGGAGGACTTCGCCGCAAGCACAGGCGGCGCCTTGCCCGACAAGGTTGCGATGGCGGTCGCGGGCAGCATCAACCCTGACATCATCCGCTTCACCAACAACCCCTGGATCATCCGCCCGCCGCTGATCGAGGAAAAGCTGGGCTGCGCCGAGCATCTGATCGTCAACGATTTCGAAGCGGTCGCCCATGCCGCCGCGCGCGCTGAGGCAAGCGACTTCGTCCACCTCACCGGCCCCGAAACCGACTTGCCCGAAAGCGGCACGATCAGCGTCCTCGGCCCCGGCACGGGTCTGGGCGTGGCGCATTTCTGGCGCGACGGGAAAGGCGCTTACCGCGTGCAAGCCACCGAAGGCGGGCATGGCGATTTCGCCCCGCTCGACAGCATCGAAGACGCAATCCTTGCCCGCCTGCGCAAACGCCATAACCGCGTTTCGACCGAGCGCGTTGTCTCCGGCCCCGCGATTGTCGACATCTATCAGGCGCTTGCCGCCATCGAAGGACGCGCGGTGGTCGAGCAAGACGACGTTGCGATCTGGACTGCGGGCACCAGCGGAACAGACAGTCTGGCCGCCGCTGCGGTCGACCGTTTCTGCCTCTCGCTGGGATCGGTCGCAGGCGATATCGCGCTGGTTCAAGGCGCGAGCGGCGTTGTGATTGCAGGCGGCCTCGGCTTCCGCATCCGCGACACGCTGCTCGCCTCGGGCTTTGCCGACCGCTTCCGCGCCAAGGGCCGCTTCTCCAGCCTGATGGGCACGCTTCCGGTCAAGCTCATCACCCATCCGCAACCCGGCCTGCTCGGCGCAGCCGCCGCCTTTGCGCATTCACGCTAA
- the edd gene encoding phosphogluconate dehydratase: protein MSKLHDTLHRVTSRVIENSRDGRAAYLDLMRREADRRPEREAVSCSVLAHAFAGALEDQDALKENRGPNIGIVTSYNDMLSAHQPYGRYPDRMKIYAREVGATAQVAGATPAMCDGVTQGEDGMELSLLSRDNIAMAAGVALSHQMYDAVACLGICDKIVPGLMIGALRFGHLPAIFVPSGPMPSGISNKQKQETRQQYAKGDVGRDVLLESELASYHSPGTCTFYGTANSNQMMMEMMGLHVPGSAFVQPGTKLRQALDRAAVHRLAELSGTTERTLAQVVDEKAIINATVGLLATGGSTNHAIHIPAMARAAGIRIDWNDLAELSSVVPLLARVYPNGSGDVNQFHHAGGMGYVIGELLEAGLAHRDILTVWDEGFDAYTAEPVWADEALEWSRVTQSRDDTMLRPVSEAFQPDGGMKLLTGNLGRACFKSSAVAKERWTIEAPCRVFENQSDVTAAFKAGELDKDVVVVVRFQGPRANGMPELHSLTPPLAVLQDKGFKVALVTDGRMSGASGKVPAAIHITPEAKGGGPLSRLRDGDIVRVCAQTGALSTSADLGSRTPCDDPPLEHGVGRELFRIMQSQADGAEQGASAMLASAGL, encoded by the coding sequence ATGAGTAAGCTTCACGATACGCTGCACCGCGTCACAAGCCGCGTGATCGAAAACTCGCGCGATGGCCGCGCCGCTTACCTCGACCTGATGCGCCGCGAGGCGGATCGTCGCCCCGAGCGCGAGGCAGTGTCCTGCTCGGTCCTCGCCCATGCCTTTGCCGGCGCGCTGGAGGATCAGGACGCGCTGAAGGAAAATCGCGGGCCGAATATCGGGATCGTAACGAGCTACAACGACATGCTCAGCGCGCATCAGCCCTATGGCCGCTATCCCGACCGGATGAAGATCTACGCCCGCGAAGTCGGCGCAACCGCGCAGGTCGCGGGCGCGACGCCTGCCATGTGCGACGGGGTGACACAGGGCGAGGACGGGATGGAACTCTCGCTGCTCAGCCGCGACAATATCGCCATGGCAGCGGGCGTCGCGCTCAGCCATCAGATGTATGATGCGGTGGCGTGCTTGGGCATTTGCGACAAGATCGTGCCGGGTCTGATGATCGGCGCACTGCGGTTCGGCCACCTGCCCGCGATCTTCGTGCCTTCGGGTCCGATGCCGAGCGGGATTTCGAACAAGCAGAAACAGGAAACCCGCCAGCAATATGCCAAGGGCGACGTCGGGCGCGATGTGCTGCTCGAAAGCGAGCTGGCAAGTTACCATTCGCCCGGTACCTGCACCTTCTACGGCACCGCCAATTCCAATCAGATGATGATGGAGATGATGGGGCTGCACGTTCCCGGCTCCGCCTTTGTCCAGCCGGGGACCAAGCTGCGCCAGGCGCTCGACCGCGCGGCGGTGCATCGGCTGGCCGAGCTTTCGGGCACAACCGAGCGCACACTCGCACAGGTCGTCGATGAAAAGGCGATCATCAATGCGACCGTGGGCCTGCTCGCGACCGGCGGATCGACCAATCATGCGATCCACATCCCCGCAATGGCGCGCGCGGCGGGTATCCGGATCGACTGGAATGACCTCGCCGAACTCTCCAGCGTCGTCCCCCTGCTCGCGCGGGTCTATCCCAACGGGTCGGGCGATGTGAACCAGTTCCACCATGCGGGCGGCATGGGCTACGTCATCGGCGAGCTGCTCGAAGCAGGCCTTGCCCACCGCGACATCCTGACGGTGTGGGACGAGGGCTTCGACGCCTACACCGCCGAGCCGGTGTGGGCAGACGAAGCGCTCGAGTGGAGCCGCGTTACCCAAAGCCGCGACGACACTATGTTGCGGCCCGTATCCGAGGCCTTCCAGCCGGACGGCGGCATGAAGCTGCTCACCGGCAATCTCGGCCGCGCCTGCTTCAAAAGCTCCGCCGTTGCCAAGGAACGCTGGACTATCGAAGCGCCGTGCCGCGTCTTCGAGAACCAGTCCGATGTCACCGCAGCCTTTAAGGCGGGCGAGCTTGACAAGGACGTGGTGGTGGTCGTGCGCTTTCAGGGGCCGCGCGCCAACGGGATGCCAGAGCTGCACTCGCTCACCCCGCCGCTCGCGGTGCTTCAGGACAAGGGCTTCAAGGTAGCCCTCGTCACCGATGGCCGCATGTCGGGGGCTTCAGGCAAAGTGCCCGCTGCGATCCACATCACGCCCGAAGCGAAGGGCGGCGGACCGCTCAGCCGCTTGCGCGACGGCGACATTGTGCGGGTCTGCGCTCAGACGGGCGCGCTCTCGACCAGCGCCGATCTCGGCAGCCGCACGCCATGCGATGACCCGCCGCTCGAACACGGCGTCGGGCGCGAACTTTTCCGCATCATGCAATCGCAAGCCGACGGCGCAGAGCAAGGCGCATCGGCCATGCTGGCAAGCGCAGGTCTCTGA
- a CDS encoding phosphoenolpyruvate carboxylase, with amino-acid sequence MTLPLASISDLSQRLQELHARTRETPLFNPVFQLGLDLSRGLEAQGGNGGMDLDAIERLVEELECSSLRTRAKRLERVLAPVEPQANRTALSAVLARDADFGSFRARWETPHLHAVFTAHPTFLLTPAHTQAVADAASNGSAISQESCASSGDRPAVTLEYEHAQAMAAIAHAQDARSAIVREAFEHAARQWPGEWHDLSPLPFRFATWVGYDMDGRTDIQWYTSIRFRLSEKAERLARYADDLAAIDEAHALVAVLRAGAEHASKSAEDFGGDLSEPQALSAAANRLTADDPAKLTSLESAIAQLETEARSETDKARAIALKTLAASMRADGLGMAHVHFRVNAKQLHNAIRGHLTDAPELDLASKGAMAILRKMLANVDAKRTNFASLAIEGSTATRQFLAMAQILGHIDADTPIRMLIAECEQPSTILAALYFAKLFGIEDKVDVSPLFETESALEHGGRFLEALCAEEQYQLYAKRRGRVCIQTGFSDAGRFVGQIPASLAIERLQGRLAQAMEQNKLTGVAALIFNTHGESMGRGAHPSGFADRLTWPLSPWARSRFARHSIALEPEVSFQGGDGYLYFANAELARATLTRIVTDSPARSEVCDDPLYARTDLSLDFYRAIRAHQRDHLRSQTYSRAVTAFGLGLLNSTGSRVSRRQSDISADRDMNLRQIRAIPHNSILQQLGYPVNVIAGIGSAADGNYEEIAALLAESERGRQLMRLVRASNALASVKTVAAHGELFNSAYWATRPYRGTEPHLSAACEVLAEYLTKDDRAGVYRRLASRLRTDALKLHRLFDHLPAEEQGEGAQDTRRMIGAAQSLRLALMQHIFLKAVSVPVFSRANDISREDVLEMVFSLRIEDALAQLRRAFPTHFPSPHDFALDAPAEYPDAEAQGYAAITRDFIDPIERAYALMLRLSVAIANQFGAHG; translated from the coding sequence GTGACGCTTCCACTCGCCAGCATTTCCGATCTCAGCCAGCGCCTGCAAGAGCTGCACGCGCGTACCCGCGAGACGCCACTGTTCAATCCGGTGTTCCAGCTGGGTCTGGATTTGTCGCGCGGGCTCGAGGCCCAGGGCGGCAATGGCGGGATGGACCTCGACGCGATCGAGCGGCTGGTTGAGGAGCTGGAATGTTCCAGCCTCAGGACGCGCGCCAAACGGCTGGAGCGCGTCCTCGCGCCGGTTGAACCGCAGGCAAACCGCACCGCGCTTTCCGCCGTGCTGGCGCGGGACGCAGACTTCGGCAGCTTCCGCGCGCGCTGGGAAACCCCGCATCTCCACGCGGTCTTCACCGCGCACCCGACTTTTCTGCTGACTCCGGCGCATACACAGGCGGTTGCTGATGCGGCCAGCAATGGCAGCGCCATCTCGCAGGAAAGCTGCGCAAGCAGCGGCGATCGCCCCGCAGTCACGCTAGAATATGAGCACGCGCAGGCCATGGCAGCGATCGCTCATGCGCAGGATGCCCGCAGCGCGATTGTGCGCGAGGCCTTTGAACATGCTGCGCGGCAATGGCCCGGTGAATGGCACGATCTCAGCCCCCTTCCCTTTCGCTTCGCCACATGGGTCGGCTACGACATGGACGGGCGCACCGATATTCAGTGGTACACCTCGATCCGTTTCCGCCTCTCGGAAAAGGCCGAGCGGCTGGCGCGTTATGCCGATGATCTCGCCGCGATTGATGAAGCGCACGCTTTGGTCGCGGTCCTGCGTGCAGGCGCGGAGCATGCGTCCAAGAGCGCTGAGGATTTCGGCGGGGATCTTTCCGAACCCCAAGCGCTCTCCGCCGCTGCGAACCGCCTGACCGCCGATGATCCGGCCAAGCTGACCTCGCTTGAAAGCGCCATCGCGCAGCTAGAAACCGAGGCGCGCAGCGAAACGGACAAGGCCCGCGCCATCGCGCTCAAGACCCTCGCCGCCAGCATGCGCGCCGATGGGCTGGGCATGGCGCATGTGCATTTCCGCGTGAACGCAAAGCAGCTGCATAACGCCATTCGCGGCCATCTGACCGACGCGCCCGAGCTTGATCTGGCGAGCAAGGGCGCGATGGCGATCTTGCGCAAGATGCTGGCCAATGTTGATGCCAAGCGGACCAACTTCGCCAGCCTCGCAATCGAAGGCTCGACCGCGACCCGCCAATTCCTCGCCATGGCGCAGATCCTTGGCCATATCGACGCCGACACGCCGATCCGGATGCTGATCGCCGAATGCGAGCAGCCCTCCACCATCCTCGCCGCACTCTATTTCGCCAAGCTGTTCGGGATCGAGGACAAGGTCGATGTCTCGCCCCTGTTCGAAACCGAAAGCGCGCTCGAACATGGCGGGCGCTTCCTCGAGGCTTTGTGTGCAGAGGAGCAATATCAGCTCTACGCCAAACGGCGCGGACGGGTCTGCATCCAGACCGGCTTTTCCGATGCGGGGCGGTTTGTGGGGCAGATCCCCGCAAGCCTCGCGATTGAGCGTCTGCAAGGGCGGCTCGCGCAGGCGATGGAGCAGAACAAGCTGACCGGTGTTGCCGCGCTGATCTTCAACACCCACGGCGAAAGCATGGGACGCGGCGCGCACCCTTCCGGTTTCGCCGACCGGCTGACATGGCCGCTGAGCCCGTGGGCGCGCAGCCGCTTTGCCCGCCATTCCATCGCGCTCGAACCCGAAGTCTCGTTTCAGGGCGGTGATGGCTATCTCTATTTCGCCAATGCCGAACTGGCGCGCGCAACGCTGACGCGGATTGTCACCGACAGCCCTGCGCGCAGCGAAGTGTGCGACGATCCGCTTTATGCGCGCACCGATCTGAGCCTCGATTTCTACCGCGCGATCCGTGCGCATCAGCGCGATCATTTGCGCAGCCAGACCTATTCGCGTGCCGTGACAGCTTTCGGCTTGGGCCTGCTCAATTCGACCGGTAGCCGCGTATCGCGCCGCCAGTCAGATATCAGCGCCGACCGCGATATGAACCTGCGCCAGATCCGCGCGATCCCGCACAATTCGATCCTTCAGCAGCTCGGCTATCCGGTCAATGTCATCGCCGGGATCGGCAGCGCGGCTGACGGCAATTACGAAGAGATCGCGGCGCTGCTGGCCGAAAGCGAGCGCGGAAGGCAATTGATGCGGCTGGTCCGCGCCTCCAACGCGCTGGCCAGCGTCAAGACGGTTGCCGCGCATGGCGAGCTGTTCAACTCGGCATATTGGGCCACCCGTCCCTATCGCGGGACCGAGCCGCATCTGTCGGCTGCGTGCGAGGTGCTGGCCGAATATCTCACCAAGGATGACCGCGCTGGCGTCTATCGCCGGCTGGCCTCGCGTCTCCGGACCGATGCGCTCAAACTGCACCGTCTGTTCGACCACCTCCCCGCCGAGGAGCAGGGCGAAGGAGCGCAGGACACGCGCCGGATGATCGGGGCGGCGCAATCGTTGCGGCTCGCGCTGATGCAGCACATCTTCCTCAAAGCCGTCTCGGTCCCGGTCTTCAGCCGCGCCAATGATATCAGCCGCGAAGACGTGCTGGAGATGGTGTTCAGCCTGCGAATCGAGGATGCACTCGCCCAATTGCGGCGCGCCTTCCCGACGCATTTCCCCTCGCCGCATGACTTCGCGCTGGATGCTCCGGCGGAATATCCCGATGCAGAAGCACAAGGCTATGCCGCGATCACGCGCGACTTCATCGACCCGATAGAGCGGGCCTATGCTCTGATGTTGAGATTGTCGGTGGCGATTGCCAACCAGTTCGGGGCGCACGGCTAA